The Ignavibacteriales bacterium genome segment GGATAAATATTCTTAAAACACTTTTGAAAATCTTCCTGGTTTAACTCGTTCAATTTTTCATAAACATCACCGACCTCAAAGGCGCTAAGTGCGGCGCATTTACTTTTATACCTTTCATAAATGGCGGCAATGTCTTCAGCTTTTAGCTTTTCGGAACCAGAAAGATTTTCAGCATCTGCTAATATTTTTTCAGGCGATATTCCCTGTCTTTTGTATTCAGAAATCACGTTATTAATTCTTTGCAATGTGCCGGCAGGAATTTCTGCTTTATATCCTGATAAATATTTCAGTTCTATTTCCGAAACGGTTTGCTTAAGCAAAACAGATGAAGCAGCTTCACTTAATTGTTTGAATAAAAAATTCTCACTTAAAAGTTTTGATGAAATTGTACCGATTGTTTCCAGGTTTATTTTACTTGTAGTTTTATTCGGCAGCAAAGAAATCAGTTCCTTTTTTAAGTAACGGATTTTACGATTGGTTGGCACAACTAAAAGTATTTCGTTCAATCTTTTGGATTGAATTTTTTGGTTGATCAGGAAATCAATATCAACTGATTCGTCTTTTTCTTTGGTAAAGATCATTGTATTTTCAGCATTAAATCCCTGTAAGAAAATAGGATTTGTTTTTTTAAATCTAATTGAAGAAGTGAGATAATTTCATTAAATCGTTTTTCAGCATTACTCTTTCCATTTAATACTAAAGTTTCAAGCTCTAGAAATGTTCCAAGATTTTTCACGGTATCAAGATGGATCCTTGTATTGTGGTAAAGCCATAATTCTCTTTTCTTTTCAACGATGGTTTCAATTTCAAAAACAGATTTAAAGAATTTTTCCACATTATTGCCATCAATTTTTATAATTTCATAATTAGACCATCTTGTATTTCCGCTTTCATCCCGGATGTATTTTATTAATTCGCAGTTTGTATTCTGGATTCTAAGTTTCAATAATCCATCTTTGATTTTGAAATACACATCCCTTTGCTTCAGTACTGTCTGGAAATCCGCATTAATTCTTTTTAAAATTGTCTTAGTTTTTCTGTTCGAATCAAGCTTCAATTTTAGTTCAAGGTTTACGGGCATACTTTTTTACTCTTTTTTATTTCAAGTTGTATTATTTTTTCTTTTCCTGGGATTTGGAGATTTACAAATTCTATTTGAATGCTCAAGAAACCAGATTGTTTAACTTTGGAAACATAAATAATTTATGACTGTTTAATTTGTATTGACAATTTCGAAATAGAGAGTGATATTTAAAACAAAAAACGAAACAACTATGAAATCTTTACTTATTGCAATTATACTAATTCCTTTACTTATTTCAAACGCTCAGCAATTAGGTGAATATGCCTCGGAAAAACCAGCAATTGTATTTCCGGATAGATCACTCGGAGTTGATTTTATGTTCAGTGAAGGAGGTTTCGGACTGGGTGGCTTCTATCGATATAATTTGAGTCAATCTCTAACTTTCTTTTCAGATATTTCATTCTCAGAAGCAAAAGATAACCGAGAAGTTGACTATGTAGATTATTATGGGCGAACATATACACCTAATAAGAAAAATAGAATTTTTCTCATTCCTTTAAGCTTCGGTTTGCAGCAAAGGTTGTTCGAAAATGTTCTTACTGATAACCTGCGTCCATATATTAATTTTGGAATTGGACCAGCTATGGTTGCAACAACACCATACGAAAGAGAATTTTTCAATGCATTTTCTAAAGCTCAAGCTAAATATACAATCAGTGGTTATATCGGCTTGGGTGCTAACTTTGGAATTGATAAATCAAGCTTAGTTGGAATAAACATACGTTACTACGAGGTAAAATTTTTCGATAAAGGTGTTGAAAGTCTTGAAGGCAGATTTCAAAATGAACTGGGCGGATTTTATTTAACAATAAATCTTGGAATTATGTATTGAAAGATGAATATCCGGCATTTGGGGGATTTAATAAAAATGTTTTCAAGTTTCTAAATGACCTGACAAAAAATAATAATGTAGAATGGTTTACTAAAAACCGTGATAGATACCAGAGCGAGCTTGTCCAACCAGCTCGTTCTTTTGTTATTGAGATGCAAGATTTTTTTAACCGGCTTAATCCCGCAATTAGAACCGAACCTAAATTTAACGAAACATTGATGCGCATAAATAAGGATATGAGGTTTTCCAAAGGTGAACCTTATAGAAATTATTTTCTAATCCACTTTGGAAAATTTAAAATGGATTCTGAATTTTATGTTTACTTCGATCCTGATGGATTTTCTTATGGTCTTTTTATAAACAACGGCAAGGATGACAAGAATTTTTATTTTAAAAGAAATCTGGTAAAGTATTCAGAGGAATTTTTAACCCTGCTGGTAAAATATAACCTCAATAATAAATTTGAACTTCATGAACTTAATAAGGAATCTAAGCTTTTAGAAAAAAAATTTGATGGAGATAAACATTTGGAAATATGCAAAGATTTGAAGATGATTCTTATTCAAAAATCCCTTAAAATAACTGATAAGAAAATATTCAGTCCGGGTTTTATAATCGAGGCTATCAAAACTTTTTCAATGCTATACCCTATTTATTGTTTCTCAATTTCACCACAACCTCTTAAGCTAATAGAAGAATTTGAAGAACAGTTTGGAAATGTAATCTAATTTTTTTAAACGGATAAATATAAAACTTGTTCTTTTAAAATTCTCTAATAACAATTTATTATTGAAAATTTCGTATTATTAAAACGATTATTTATCACTTATAAGATATATGAAAATAAAATTTGTTACTTATTTTCTTTTAATAACAGCATTAGAAATTACAATGGCGCAAGAAAATTATTACTTAAATCTGTATAATAATTATGAGAACTTTAAAGAAGAAAGTTTAACCAGAAAATGGTTTAAGCATCAGGATATCCTTCCATTAATTTCCCGACTGAAGAAAAATAAAAATTTCAAGGTTGAGAAAGTCGGATCATCGGTTGAAAAAAGAGACATAAATTTAATCTCTATTGGTACCGGAAAAACTAAAATTTTACTGTGGTCTCAAATGCATGGAGACGAATCCACTGCAACAATGGCGCTCTTTGACATATTCAATTTTTTAAGTTCTGATGATGAATACAATAGTTTAAGAAATAATATTCTTAGCAAAACTACCTTGTATTTCATCCCAATGCTAAATCCGGATGGTGCCGAAAGATTTCAACGTAGAAATGCTATGAGTATAGATATTAACCGTGATGCTGTAAGTCAGCAATCACCAGAAGCAAAAATTTTAAAAAGTATAAGGGATAGTTTGAACCCGGAGTTTGGTTTTAATCTGCACGATCAAAGCACAAGAATGTCTGCCGGTAACACATATAAAACCGCATCAATTTCCTTTCTTGCCCCAGCTTACAATTTTGAAAAAGGCATGAATGAAACCCGGGAACGTTCTGTAAAAGTTATTTCCTACCTGAATAAGATGCTTTCTAATTTTATCCCAGGACATATTGCTAAGTACGATGATAGTTTTGAACCACGCGCTTTTGGGGATAATATTCAAAAATGGGGTACGAGTGCTATTTTAATAGAAACTGGTGGATGGAAGGATGATGATGAGAAACAGTTTTTAAGGAAATTAAATTTTATTGCAATAATTTCAGCATTTAACTCAATTGGTGAAGAAAGCTACAAAACTGAACAGCTTGAAGAATATTTTGCAATACCCAATAATGAAAAATGTATTTTCGATTTGATTATAAGAAACGCTAAACTTAGGTATGATGATACTGTTTTTACAGCAGACATTGGTGTAAATCGTTATGAGGAAGTGGAAGGCGATGCAATTTATTATAAAGGAATAATTGAAGACGTTGGGGACTTATCGGTTTATTTTGGATTTGATGAAATAAATTGCAGTGGACTTGATATTGAAGGTGGAAAATTTTATTCAAAACCTGTTATAAATATTGAAAAAATTCAACAGTTAAATTTACCTGAATTATACCGTGAAGGAATTACTTCAGTATTAATCTCAGGTGATTCAATTAGTTCCAATTTCACAAAATATCCTATTTCAGTTTTTCAGAAAAAGGATGAGAATAATGAAATTCAAATTGGAAAAGCTGCCAATCTTGCAATCAGTCAATCAGGGAAAATGAAGTTTGTAATAATTAATGGATTCGTAAACAATCTAACGAGTTCAGTTAATAAGATTAAGAATGGTATAATTGTCAAATAAGCTAACTCATTGCTAAATGATTTTTAATTTCTTATAATTAAACAGAATTCAATTAGTTCAAATTAAAATATGCTGCCTTACGTAAAAGGAAATATTGATCCTAAAGAGCGACAAAAACACGCTGACTTTGAAAAAGAAGCGATTCCACATATGAGTGCTCTTTATAATTTTGCGCTCCGAATGACTGGGGATGCTGATGATGCTGATGATCTTGTTCAGGAAACCTATCTAAAAGCCTTTCGCTTTTTCGATAAATTTGAAAAAGGAACTAACGCAAAGGCATGGTTGTTCAGAATATTAAAGAACTCCTATATAAACGATTACAGGAAACTGAAAAAAGAACCGAACAAAGTAGATTATGATGACATTGAGAACTTTTATGAAAATATAAAATCAACTGATGTAAAATCCAACCATATGGTGGATGATGTATTTAACAATTTGCTTGATGACCAAATCTCAAGTGCTATCTCATCTCTTCCGGAGGATTTTAGAACAGTG includes the following:
- a CDS encoding class IV adenylate cyclase translates to MPVNLELKLKLDSNRKTKTILKRINADFQTVLKQRDVYFKIKDGLLKLRIQNTNCELIKYIRDESGNTRWSNYEIIKIDGNNVEKFFKSVFEIETIVEKKRELWLYHNTRIHLDTVKNLGTFLELETLVLNGKSNAEKRFNEIISLLQLDLKKQILFSYRDLMLKIQ
- a CDS encoding M14 family metallopeptidase, which encodes MKIKFVTYFLLITALEITMAQENYYLNLYNNYENFKEESLTRKWFKHQDILPLISRLKKNKNFKVEKVGSSVEKRDINLISIGTGKTKILLWSQMHGDESTATMALFDIFNFLSSDDEYNSLRNNILSKTTLYFIPMLNPDGAERFQRRNAMSIDINRDAVSQQSPEAKILKSIRDSLNPEFGFNLHDQSTRMSAGNTYKTASISFLAPAYNFEKGMNETRERSVKVISYLNKMLSNFIPGHIAKYDDSFEPRAFGDNIQKWGTSAILIETGGWKDDDEKQFLRKLNFIAIISAFNSIGEESYKTEQLEEYFAIPNNEKCIFDLIIRNAKLRYDDTVFTADIGVNRYEEVEGDAIYYKGIIEDVGDLSVYFGFDEINCSGLDIEGGKFYSKPVINIEKIQQLNLPELYREGITSVLISGDSISSNFTKYPISVFQKKDENNEIQIGKAANLAISQSGKMKFVIINGFVNNLTSSVNKIKNGIIVK
- a CDS encoding sigma-70 family RNA polymerase sigma factor produces the protein MLPYVKGNIDPKERQKHADFEKEAIPHMSALYNFALRMTGDADDADDLVQETYLKAFRFFDKFEKGTNAKAWLFRILKNSYINDYRKLKKEPNKVDYDDIENFYENIKSTDVKSNHMVDDVFNNLLDDQISSAISSLPEDFRTVIILSDIEGFSYEEIADFVDCPVGTVRSRLHRARKMLYVRLHKYAQEKGYVKSD
- a CDS encoding DUF2461 family protein translates to MKDEYPAFGGFNKNVFKFLNDLTKNNNVEWFTKNRDRYQSELVQPARSFVIEMQDFFNRLNPAIRTEPKFNETLMRINKDMRFSKGEPYRNYFLIHFGKFKMDSEFYVYFDPDGFSYGLFINNGKDDKNFYFKRNLVKYSEEFLTLLVKYNLNNKFELHELNKESKLLEKKFDGDKHLEICKDLKMILIQKSLKITDKKIFSPGFIIEAIKTFSMLYPIYCFSISPQPLKLIEEFEEQFGNVI